The Arachis ipaensis cultivar K30076 chromosome B03, Araip1.1, whole genome shotgun sequence region TTTCTCTGTGTACTCATTAGTCTCACACTCACATGTCATGATTCTTGAATAAGCTTTTAGTAAAtcttttactaaaaataaattattttatcatttaatgaattttaaaaaatgagaATAAGTCAAAAAATTAGTCTTTATTTATATATGAGCCCTATTTTTTGCAGCACGCACTTTCTTTAACCACACTATACGAGCTTTATCATGATCTAGTATTCTCTaaactaggggtggcaaacgggcctaattTCGCTGGATCGGCCCGCGTAACCCGTCAAAAAATGCGAGTCGGGGCGAAAAATTAGAATCGCTAAATAGTAAAAACCCATCTAACCCAGACTGCTTAAACAGCGGGCTTTGGCGGGTCAGGACGGATTTTTCGCCGGGAttagtttttttcttttgcaaggggatatttttgtaatttttttgtcaaAACCTAACTTCCCcaaacccaacttacaagagaatgaagatcaAAATTAAatgttttaaattatatttattttgttttaaagacaatatttataattgtgttttagattatatttattttgttttagagacaatatttataattatattttgaatgaaaacttagtttataattatgtttattagatatttataattacaaatactttaatatttgtgaatataaaaattataattttttatacgCTTAGCCAACCAGCCTGCAGTTAGGCAGGATGGGATGGGATTTTAGGACCGCCTTACTAGGCGGGGCGGGATGGGGCGGGCTTCTCCGCTTGCCACTCCTACTCCAAACTTAAAATACcaactttttctttcttcatttttgtgttatatatttgttagtttttttagCAAATTTTTTCATGAAGCAAAAACGTAATAATTCAGGAGAGGCCCTCTTAGCAGAATTACGACAACCACAACCACAaaatatcaacaacaatgaagaatTTAGAGAAGGTTTAGATGAAATAAGTCTCAACCAACTGCACCTACCAGGAAGATTATAATGACCCTTTAGTTGTAAATGTCAAATGTAtatgaaatttcaaattttttaagtGATTTTTTTAGTTCTAATATCTGGTTTAAATCTTTTATTCAATTTTGCATTCGGTTGTAGACACTTCTAAGAAATAAATCACAACTCGTAAAATAACAGCAATTTAAGTTTGGCATTTGAAAAATGATAAAAAAGTCATGACAGAATTTAATGGTCATGGACAAGGTCGAGATAATAGCGCGAATTTATTGGTACGATTTTTGGGTGTAATGGCCCATACAGCAACGCTGTAAATTGAAAAGGTCTTTGGTGCTGAAAATATAGGGCGTATACGTTGTTTTGGTAGTGTTGTATGTCCGGTAAATTTTGGCAAGTCCAACGTATTTTTGAGTTTGTAACCGGTGGAGTCTCCAGTAACGTATCTCAGTAACATGTGATAAATTTAGTGAAGCTGATTGAAACTTTAGAGAAAAAGTTATGGATATGAAGAAACTAAAATCCAGTTAGCAGCCTGCACAAATTTTTGTTATCAAAATATGGTGATAAAATGTCTAATTTATCCAATGATATACTAAACATTTAATTGGTGTATTGAATAAATAatagttaaaattttaaatatatttattttagaagataataatttttttatttatgataatttttttttattttttattatatacaaGTTTAgacttgtattattattattattattattattattattattattattattattattattattattattattattattattattattattattattattattattattattattattattattattattattattattatttaataaaaaatattaaatattatatatttaaaaagtttgatttttgttattaatgttatatataaatataattttaatttaataaaattgttcaATTAGAAAAAATTAGCACAAATTAGTCACAGATTATATTTAAAAAACAGTGTGAGATAGTCACAAAAATAATGTGATTAAATAACCTGATGTTAGCCACGAAAAAAATTGTGGTTAAAAAATCTGACCTATATAAATGGTGATTATTCAAAGGTCTCcacaatatttaaaaatatggcTAATAACTCTAAAATCGtgacaaattaaaaatataatcttCTGATTGGTCACAAATATTCTTATATAGTCAATATATGATTACTACCTATCTTAGAGTTTAGCTACAGTTTTTTTCATAGCTAAATCCCTTTATTTCTTGTAGTGTTTAACGATTGTACAATaaactcacttttttttttcggtttttactGAAACagtatcatttttttttctttgaatgaTTGATTCTTTATAACTAACAAACAAAATTGGCAACGGAACCGAGTCTCATTTGAAAGTGGATACTTGAAAGTTGAGACCTTAATTAATTAACGAAAAATCATATTAGGACTGCCAACAGGcttctatatatataaaagtaaaaTCAAGAAATTTAATTATCTCTCTGTTACGTTGTAAGCACTGACGTCAACTTTGATAATTAAGCTATAAATCGAAGTCAAGGGATAAGAAGCGTAAGCTCTTGCGGCaccttattttattaataaaacaaAGGAATATTCTACGATATGTAAGGTATTTGTGTTTAATTTATCGAGAGAATGAGAAgtaaaattttttactttttgttttgaGGAGTGTTAAGGCAGCaacttttatattttgtaatcatcaattaattattaataatctttttaatgatgtgagattacatctaatgataagagattactcattttttttttatggttaagtgctggccacaaaatacaaaaattgatGGCCCCTAGACTATGTCGAACAGTTAAACACGATAAAAGAGATTATAAAATAACTCGTATTTTGTTTTAACTTCTAACCAATTATTTTATGCCTATAAAAATAAGTTAGTAATTAATCATATTatgtataaaaatatattttttatatttgataaatttttattatattattataaataaatttaattatattattttattgtgatagattttattattttagtgaTGGATTATNNNNNNNNNNNNNNNNNNNNNNNNNNNNNNNNNNNNNNNNNNNNNNNNNNNNNNNNNNNNNNNNNNNNNNNNNNNNNNNNNNNNNNNNNNNNNNNNNNNNNNNNNNNNNNNNNNNNNNNNNNNNNNNNNNNNNNNNNNNNNNNNNNNNNNNNNNNNNNNNNNNNNNNNNNNNNNNNNNNNNNNNNNNNNNNNgattatttaattaaaaaatatataaattaatatgtataaatatatataattagatATGACTAATTTGATACCTAAATTTTATTAGAGATGGAGCTTTTGGGTGTGCTAACCTATAAATAGAAATGAAAACTAGAAATTACATATCATTAACCATCATGTATCTATCGATCATGGGTGAGAAGAGTAGAAATGATTGGAGAGCAGAGGAAGTAAAGAACAAACAAGTTATACTGAGAGATTATGTGAGTGGATATCCCAAAGAATCTGACATGTACATAGTAACAAGTACCATTAATAAACTGAAGGTTCCAGAAGGCTCAAATGGTGTGTTGGTGAAGAACTTGTACCTTTCATGCGATCCAACCATGCAATTCCGCATGAGGAAAAATCCCCATTCCCCTTCCCACCAATCCGAGTCTTATGTCCCTGGATCTGTAAGTATTATAAACGACTTTAATTATCGgttggtttttatttttctttttattttagaaatttaTGAAATTGAAAgtactgttttttttttattttgtttataaatCATAAAAGCGAAAATTATTAAAAGCGAGagaagtatattttttatctttaaaatttgttaaaaattttaaaaattttcaattttatcatagaattaaaatttttaatttgcatCAAATTTATCTCTAATAACTaatgttttaaaaaaagaaaaaatgaccaATTTAAGAATAACTTCACAAGAATAATCATTAATACAAGTAAATCAAATATATttatcatgtattattattagattagtcctagttttttttaaaaaattagttgtcagaaatatatttgatacaaatataaaacatttatttataaattttatgtttattttaattttaattgttgCAGCCGATTAATGGGTTTGGAGTGGCTAAGGTTCTGGATTCAGGGCATGCTGAGTTTAGTGCTGGTGACTTAGTTTGGGGAACAACTAGTTGGGAAGAATATAGTCTCATTCAAAATCCAGAGCAGCTCAAGAAAATTCACCACACTGATGTGCCCCTCACACATTACACTGGAATTCTTGGTAATTGATCTCTCTATGCATTAACTTTAACGGTTATATTCAAGAAATTGAAATGTTCAAAAAATTTAAACGTGTTTTTAATGTTTCAAAATGTCAAACCAAACACATTCGAACCGTTTTACTAGTCTTtatagaaaataaattttaaagaatCTGTCTTTATATATCTAGTTTGACAAATTTAAGGATCGATCCAATTAAGGTTTAATTAGTTCCGACCCATTTACCTATAATAACACTGGCTAAGTTTAGTAACCATTTGTATACGATCTAGTTCAAGACTTGATGATGTTTACTTAGTTCTTTTGAGTTATTTGAATAGGGATGCCTGGAATTACTGCATATGCTGCAATCTATGAAGTTGGTCTTCCAAAAAAGGGAGAATGTGTGTTCATCTCAGCAGCATCAGGTGCTGTTGGTCAAATAGCTGGACAGTTTGCCAAATTGCTTGGTTGTTATGTGGTTGGAAGTGCTGGCACCCAACAAAAGATTAATCTTCTAAAGAACAAGTTTGGTTTTGATGATGCCTTCAATTACAAGCAAGAGCCTGATTTAGATGCAGCTTTAAAAAGGTAGTGCTAAATTAACTATTTAAAATTAATATCTTTATGACATAGTATCAGAATTTTTATGATTATAAGTTTCAAACTTACTAAATAATGGTGCGTCTTCAGATGAGTTTATAAATTTGATTATAATTTTGTGGGATGAATTAGGTGCTGCCCTGAAGGCATTGATTTCTACCTTGATCATGTTGGGGGGAAAATGCTTGATGCAGTTCTGCTTAACATGAAGGTCCATGGCCGAATCGCGATATGTGGAATGATTTCGCAATACAATCTTGATGAGCCTGAACTCCTAAGGAATGTGATGCTGCTGGCATTGAAGAGACTTACTGTGAAAGGATTCACACACAGAGATTACCATCATCTATATCCTAAGATCTTGGAGCTTGTATTGCCTTACATTAGGGACAAGAAGATTTTCTatgttgaagacattgttgaaggACTTGAAAATGGACCCGCTGCTCTTGTTGGACTATTCACTGGTCGCAACTTCGGAAAGCAAATTGTTGCCCTTCCTCCTCAATGATCAATCATAATCATGCATCATAGTAgggttaaaaaaattaaatacaagttaattttttttggaataaATTGTTTTATAATCCAcatcatccatattgaatcactaaaaattatatattacagTGTAGAAATGTATCTTTACTcatagaaattaaaaattaatggAAGAGTTGTCTCAGTCTTTCTCAACCAAAACCTACTGTATTCCTAATAGGTTGGCTGAATTGCAACTCCTCTGATGGAAAAAGAGTTGTTgaggcggctttggtatattggaAACCGAAACTCTAaagtcattatttatatttgagtatagCACCCATTAAATCGTCCAAATagaaatagtatctaaagtccacaaagataatatctggttttattctcatttaattccaaacaaaagtaattatgacttatttaatttagcatttataataataaatgaaataacaattatataagtcatttaatttgaaatagcataatttgtgattataattaatatatgtattatccaaaaacaaattagaaaattaaataatttcctaacaatctcccacttgggctatacatatattatttcttgagataatcacatcttataaactttatacgcgcatctgaatgctatttcccTTATTATTTTAACAATTTGGTCCGTCTCATATATTAGATATGGAATTACCgcaacttttatcacattaatgtcGTGACTGAATCACGATAATCACCATTGTTGAATTTGGAAAACTTGAAatatgatgatgatcaaacattattaattaaagaaaaattgttaatttaatttttgcTTCCAATTGTTTGTCTAATGATTTTGTTTAGTGTGCAGATTTGCATTGGGCCAAAAGTCACATAAGCCCAATATTATGAGAAAGTATTCAGCCTTTGCAAAAATAATTCTAAACTATATGGCTGAATCAGTTAAATGGACATCAAAACTATTTAGGTCAAGTTTCATGTGAATAGCCCAAATTAATTTTTGTTGAGAGACCAACAAGCCTTGGTCCGAaattgaagaaagaaagaaaatagagcaTGCTTGGTTCGATTATCTACTCCCAATTGTgaaatggaattcaaattttaattcaattaaaTTCATGCATTGGTAAccgaaaagaaaaattaaaattgatttgatTGCATTAAATGACTCCACACGTTACTTTATGCATAGAGGAATGGAAGTGAAAAATTAATTTGTTTTAATATCATTCATTACTTCCTTTGaaagtttctttctttcttttctctcttctctctcttgttTTTGGTTATCACTTCCATCAGAGAAAGAAGATTGAAGAAGTTATCAGAGAAAAACAGTGAAGCTATGAAGAAGCAAAAGGCTAGGATGATGGCCTTTGCAAAAGGAAGATCCGAAGCATGGAGTTGCTAAGATTTTTGCTACTAAAGGTAAGATATTCaagaagaagcttcaagatcttTATGCCAAGAATAGAAGCAATCGGCCTCgatcagagaagaagatctctgTGGTAAAGTTAGTTTCTATTTTTGTTCATCCAAGACAGAAGGTAGCTATTGGAGTTACGTGGAGGAAGAAGCAAATATGGAAAGAaaggagctgtcaaggatcaaggAGTCATCAAGGGTCAGAATTCATTCTTGAGGCCAAAGTCAAGATGaaaggctcagattgatgaagcttaatgagaagggatgagagagaggtacATGCGTTTGATTTGTTTTCAGtttttcctctctcttctctctgtccgaaccgGCCTTGTGTTGGAGAAGATGTTGGTGGCAtggttgaaccggtttcaaccttggaagctttcccttctataataagggtgaacggccaagggttgaagcaaggagagtaagcacagagttctcatagctaccctaaGCTAACagatttcttctccttcaatgggttacattctgttttcttttctttaattttgtctgtctgagACTCATGGTAAAAGACAAAcagagtgaggtttgtaagaaaaagccagtgagaggAAAAAGGTAGAGAgagtaaaattaaagaaaaagtcatagatgtctaagagttcctttgtacatctgtatgttgtgtttcatgatcttGTGGGGattcccttacaagttgggttagcactttgcggttgaaagcttggtaggtgaccaagtcaagttcagatttgggaatagaatctggatttgtcccatATAGGAATgtgtagttcctagggaagaattgATGTATGTAATCTGatgattatagtaaaattccgtcacagttgtgatggagactggatgtaggctacattgcacttagcagctgaaccaggatacttctgggtgtgattttctctttctcttctactcatattTTGTTTCTGTTGCGTAGGagacaaaaactaaaaatatctcctaatcggttatgagacaaaataaaaatgtctcttgactagtTACGAGACAAAAATCGAAATATATCCTAAAGTTCTTTGAAAAGGCAGCAATCGATACTCagcaaaaaaggggctaagattcaactcccacttctcttagccactaattACCATCaaccatcctaatatacttaacgatATTGATCAAAATTGGATGAGTAATATgaaaattacatgccaagtgatctcatgcatgtctattttcagttggtccaactttaaaactttatt contains the following coding sequences:
- the LOC107631838 gene encoding 2-alkenal reductase (NADP(+)-dependent); the encoded protein is MKTRNYISLTIMYLSIMGEKSRNDWRAEEVKNKQVILRDYVSGYPKESDMYIVTSTINKLKVPEGSNGVLVKNLYLSCDPTMQFRMRKNPHSPSHQSESYVPGSPINGFGVAKVLDSGHAEFSAGDLVWGTTSWEEYSLIQNPEQLKKIHHTDVPLTHYTGILGMPGITAYAAIYEVGLPKKGECVFISAASGAVGQIAGQFAKLLGCYVVGSAGTQQKINLLKNKFGFDDAFNYKQEPDLDAALKRCCPEGIDFYLDHVGGKMLDAVLLNMKVHGRIAICGMISQYNLDEPELLRNVMLLALKRLTVKGFTHRDYHHLYPKILELVLPYIRDKKIFYVEDIVEGLENGPAALVGLFTGRNFGKQIVALPPQ